The Desmodus rotundus isolate HL8 chromosome 3, HLdesRot8A.1, whole genome shotgun sequence genome includes a region encoding these proteins:
- the ZBTB40 gene encoding zinc finger and BTB domain-containing protein 40 isoform X1, which yields MELPNYSRQLLQQLYMLCKEQRFCDCTVSIGATYFRAHKLVLAAASLLFKTLLDSTDTISIDASVVSPEEFALLLEMVYTGKLPVGKHNFSKIISLADSLQMFDVAVSCKTLLTSLVNCSMQGQVVRGVSVPPSESLREGLQKPEAEILPSDGAGELHSSPEGSMPAKVGTQEAVHPVAQEMSVDPSPAQEIQRGADAIGETPHTAAVCSPSPVAQAFGEAKAAGTEPEDERKYQLNFLLENESIFSDALLVTQDVLTKLEECSEIKGVQKETITGCLTGEEGHLAFQRILDKVRDESLDVQSVVSLLQLCQDSNPAVKAALSGRKPEDEEVVQPKALSPPGSTEEGRTLAALLLEHKEDLIRCVTQLRPIMEFLETAKEGFLTGTERRVILNCCEGGTPKETIENLLNRMSEERTLTAESLVKLLQAVKMMFPNLALLLENLQKLATLPSTTVQASPDDYGTELLRRYHENLSESFTDNQVLLQMIPHVKSLAPGEREVMEKLVKRDSGSGGFTSLMSAVLEKQTLSATAVWQLLLMAQETKACPLNRLLEEIRREPGADAFFRSVTTPETAAFETILRHHRLILEAIQHRQEDKGFTSEEERLAETVKEILSISSGTASPEASPRALSRARGKSASAVEMCQLLCSAHRSFPGLQPVMQELASAGFLTQENGEEERWKVSNKFHLEARDKADEQAAEPVEQDGQSGKQNDQGETGSLAEQQEKDTSSSPDSAKKSFICKACDKSFHFYCRLKVHLKRCRVAKSKQVQCKECSETRDSKRELEKHQLEAHGAGGEPDVPKKKKKRLPVTCDLCGREFAHASGMQYHKLTEHFDEKPFSCEECGAKFAANSTLKNHLRLHTGDRPFMCKHCLMTFTQASALAYHTKKKHSEGKMYACQYCDAVFAQSIELSRHVRTHTGDKPYVCRDCGKGFRQANGLSIHLHTFHNIEDPYDCKKCRMSFPTLQDHRKHIHEVHSKEYHPCPTCGKIFSAPSMLERHMVTHVGGKPFSCGICNKAYQQLSGLWYHNRTHHPDVFAAQNHRSSKFSSLQCSSCDKTFPNTIEHKKHIKTEHADMKFHECDQCKELFPTPALLQVHIKCQHSGSQPFRCLYCAATFRFPGALQHHVTTEHFRQSESTFPCELCGELFTSQAQLEGHLESEHPKVMGPETQAATSQVVQVIQTPEPPVAATEQVITLEETQLAGSQVFVALPDSQTSQASSELVAVTVEDLLDGTVTLICGEAK from the exons ATGGAGCTCCCCAACTACAGCCggcagctgctgcagcagctctACATGCTGTGCAAGGAGCAGCGGTTCTGTGACTGCACCGTCTCCATCGGCGCCACTTACTTCAGGGCCCACAAGCTCGTCCTGGCTGCCGCCAGCCTCCTGTTCAAAACCCTGCTGGATAGCACGGACACCATCTCCATCGACGCGTCCGTGGTGAGCCCCGAGGAGTTCGCCCTCTTGTTAGAGATGGTGTACACTGGCAAGCTGCCCGTGGGCAAGCACAACTTCTCCAAGATCATCTCCCTAGCCGACAGCCTCCAGATGTTCGACGTGGCGGTCAGCTGTAAGACTCTCCTGACCAGCCTTGTAAACTGCTCCATGCAGGGTCAGGTGGTGAGGGGTGTCTCCGTGCCACCCTCCGAGTCGCTCAGGGAGGGGTTGCAGAAGCCAGAAGCAGAAATCCTTCCCTCCGACGGAGCGGGAGAGCTTCACTCTTCCCCAGAGGGTTCTATGCCTGCGAAAGTCGGGACCCAGGAAGCCGTCCACCCGGTTGCACAAGAGATGAGCGTGGATCCTTCCCCTGCCCAGGAGATTCAGAGGGGTGCAGACGCCATAGGGGAGACTCCTCACACCGCTGCAGTTTGTTCTCCCTCCCCTGTCGCACAAGCCTTTGGTGAGGCGAAGGCGGCCGGCACAGAGCCAG AGGATGAGAGGAAATACCAGCTgaattttcttctagaaaatgaAAGTATCTTCTCAGACGCGCTCTTGGTTACCCAGGATGTTTTAACAAAACTAGAGGaatgttcagaaatcaaaggtgtACAGAAGGAG ACCATAACGGGATGTCTTACGGGTGAAGAAGGGCATTTAGCATTCCAGAGAATCCTGGATAAAGTGCGAGATGAGAGCCTGGATGTTCAGTCTGTTGTGTCCCTTCTGCAGCTGTGCCAAGATTCTAACCCTGCGGTAAAGGCAGCGCTGTCAGGCAGAAAGCCGGAAGATGAGGAAGTGGTGCAGCCAAAAG CTCTCTCCCCcccagggagcacagaggagggaaggaCCTTGGCCGCTCTGTTGCTGGAGCACAAAGAGGACCTGATCCGGTGTGTGACACAGCTGAGACCTATCATGGAGTTCCTGGAGACAGCCAAGGAGGGATTCCTGACCGGCACCGAGAGAAGG GTGATTCTGAATTGCTGTGAGGGTGGAACACCCAAGGAGACAATAGAAAATTTGTTGAACAGAATGTCTGAGGAGAGGACCCTGACTGCTGAGAGTTTGGTAAAACTCCTCCAGGCTGTGAAGATGATGTTCCCGAACTTGGCCCTTCTGCTGGAGAATTTGCAGAAACTAGCCACTTTGCCGAGCACCACAG TCCAAGCGAGCCCTGATGATTATGGGACTGAGCTATTGAGGCGGTACCACGAAAACCTGTCTGAGAGTTTCACAGACAACCAGGTGTTACTACAAATGATCCCACACGTGAAGAGTTTAGCCCCTGGAGAAAGAGAG GTCATGGAGAAGCTTGTGAAACGTGACTCTGGTTCGGGTGGTTTCACTTCTTTGATGTCAGCAGTTCTAGAAAAGCAGACTCTCTCTGCAACAGCCGTTTGGCAACTGCTGCTCATGGCTCAGGAGACAAAGGCCTGCCCGCTGAACCGGCTCTTGGAGGAAATACGAAGGGAGCCTGGTGCCGATGCTTTCTTCCGGTCAG TGACCACCCCAGAAACTGCTGCCTTTGAAACGATCCTGAGGCATCACAGATTGATCCTAGAGGCCATCCAGCACAGGCAGGAAGACAAGGGCTTTACCTCGGAGGAGGAGCGCCTGGCGGAGACTGTGAAGGAG ATCCTGAGCATTTCCTCTGGGACAGCCAGCCCTGAAGCTTCCCCGAGAGCGCTGAGCAGAGCCAGGGGAAAGTCCGCCTCCGCCGTGGAAATGTGTCAGCTCCTGTGCAGCGCCCACAGGTCTTTCCCAGGCCTGCAGCCTGTCATGCAGGAGCTAGCATCCGCTG GTTTCCTTACTCAGGAaaatggagaggaggaaaggtggaAGGTGAGTAACAAATTTCACCTTGAAGCCCGTGACAAAGCAGATGAACAGGCAGCCGAGCCAGTTGAACAAGACGGCCAGTCTGGGAAGCAGAACGACCAAGGAGAGACTGGTTCCTTGGCAGAACAGCAGGAGAAAGACACTTCTTCCTCCCCAGACTCCGCCAAGAAGAGCTTCATCTGCAAGGCCTGTGACAAAAGCTTCCACTTCTACTGCCGCCTAAAGGTGCACCTGAAGCGCTGCCGGGTGGCCAAGAGCAAACAGGTGCAGTGCAAGGAGTGCAGTGAGACCAGGGACTCTAAGAGAGAGCTGGAGAAGCATCAGCTGGAGGCTCACGGTGCAGGCGGAGAGCCTGATGTccccaagaagaagaagaagaggctTCCGGTGACGTGTGACCTCTGCGGAAGAGAATTTGCGCATGCCTCAG GCATGCAGTACCACAAACTGACCGAGCACTTCGACGAGAAGCCTTTCTCCTGTGAGGAGTGTGGGGCGAAGTTTGCAGCCAACTCCACCCTGAAGAACCACCTCCGCCTTCACACGGGGGACCGCCCATTCATGTGCAAGCACTGCCTCATGACCTTCACCCAGGCCTCGGCCCTGGCCTACCACACCAAGAAGAAGCACTCAGAAG GAAAAATGTATGCATGTCAGTACTGTGATGCCGTGTTTGCCCAGTCCATCGAGCTGTCCCGCCACGTGCGGACCCACACTGGGGACAAGCCGTATGTCTGCAGGGACTGTGGCAAGGGCTTCCGACAAGCCAACGGCCTCTCCATCCACCTGCACACCTTTCACA ACATAGAAGACCCCTACGACTGCAAGAAGTGCAGGATGAGCTTCCCCACTCTGCAGGACCACCGCAAGCACATCCACGAGGTGCACTCCAAGGAGTACCACCCCTGCCCTACGTGTGGGAAGATCTTCAGCGCCCCTTCCATGCTGGAGCGGCACATGGTGACCCACGTCGGAGGGAAGCCCTTCAGCTGCGGGATCTGCAACAAGGCCTACCAG CAATTGTCTGGTTTGTGGTACCACAATCGGACCCACCACCCTGACGTGTTTGCCGCTCAGAACCATCGATCTTCTAAGTTCTCGTCACTCCAGTGCAGCTCATGTGACAAAAcctttcccaacaccattgagCACAAGAAGCACATCAAAACAGAACACGCAG ACATGAAGTTCCATGAGTGTGACCAGTGCAAGGAGCTCTTCCCCACGCCAGCTTTGCTTCAAGTTCACATCAAGTGCCAGCATTCAG ggTCGCAGCCATTCAGGTGCTTGTACTGTGCAGCCACTTTCCGCTTCCCCGGAGCCCTGCAGCACCACGTCACCACGGAGCACTTCAGGCAGTCGGAGAGCACCTTCCCCTGCGAGCTCTGCGGCGAGCTCTTCACCTCCCAGGCCCAGCTGGAGGGTCACTTGGAATCCGAACACCCAAAGGTGATGGGGCCTGAAACCCAAGCAGCAACCTCGCAGGTAGTGCAG GTGATCCAAACCCCAGAGCCGCCGGTGGCTGCAACCGAGCAGGTGATCACTTTGGAGGAGACCCAGCTTGCTGGCTCACAGGTGTTTGTGGCGCTGCCAGATTCGCAGACATCTCAGGCCAGCTCGGAGCTCGTGGCGGTGACCGTGGAGGATCTGCTGGATGGCACCGTGACCCTGATCTGTGGGGAGGCCAAGTGA
- the ZBTB40 gene encoding zinc finger and BTB domain-containing protein 40 isoform X2, protein MELPNYSRQLLQQLYMLCKEQRFCDCTVSIGATYFRAHKLVLAAASLLFKTLLDSTDTISIDASVVSPEEFALLLEMVYTGKLPVGKHNFSKIISLADSLQMFDVAVSCKTLLTSLVNCSMQGQVVRGVSVPPSESLREGLQKPEAEILPSDGAGELHSSPEGSMPAKVGTQEAVHPVAQEMSVDPSPAQEIQRGADAIGETPHTAAVCSPSPVAQAFGEAKAAGTEPEDERKYQLNFLLENESIFSDALLVTQDVLTKLEECSEIKGVQKELCQDSNPAVKAALSGRKPEDEEVVQPKALSPPGSTEEGRTLAALLLEHKEDLIRCVTQLRPIMEFLETAKEGFLTGTERRVILNCCEGGTPKETIENLLNRMSEERTLTAESLVKLLQAVKMMFPNLALLLENLQKLATLPSTTVQASPDDYGTELLRRYHENLSESFTDNQVLLQMIPHVKSLAPGEREVMEKLVKRDSGSGGFTSLMSAVLEKQTLSATAVWQLLLMAQETKACPLNRLLEEIRREPGADAFFRSVTTPETAAFETILRHHRLILEAIQHRQEDKGFTSEEERLAETVKEILSISSGTASPEASPRALSRARGKSASAVEMCQLLCSAHRSFPGLQPVMQELASAGFLTQENGEEERWKVSNKFHLEARDKADEQAAEPVEQDGQSGKQNDQGETGSLAEQQEKDTSSSPDSAKKSFICKACDKSFHFYCRLKVHLKRCRVAKSKQVQCKECSETRDSKRELEKHQLEAHGAGGEPDVPKKKKKRLPVTCDLCGREFAHASGMQYHKLTEHFDEKPFSCEECGAKFAANSTLKNHLRLHTGDRPFMCKHCLMTFTQASALAYHTKKKHSEGKMYACQYCDAVFAQSIELSRHVRTHTGDKPYVCRDCGKGFRQANGLSIHLHTFHNIEDPYDCKKCRMSFPTLQDHRKHIHEVHSKEYHPCPTCGKIFSAPSMLERHMVTHVGGKPFSCGICNKAYQQLSGLWYHNRTHHPDVFAAQNHRSSKFSSLQCSSCDKTFPNTIEHKKHIKTEHADMKFHECDQCKELFPTPALLQVHIKCQHSGSQPFRCLYCAATFRFPGALQHHVTTEHFRQSESTFPCELCGELFTSQAQLEGHLESEHPKVMGPETQAATSQVVQVIQTPEPPVAATEQVITLEETQLAGSQVFVALPDSQTSQASSELVAVTVEDLLDGTVTLICGEAK, encoded by the exons ATGGAGCTCCCCAACTACAGCCggcagctgctgcagcagctctACATGCTGTGCAAGGAGCAGCGGTTCTGTGACTGCACCGTCTCCATCGGCGCCACTTACTTCAGGGCCCACAAGCTCGTCCTGGCTGCCGCCAGCCTCCTGTTCAAAACCCTGCTGGATAGCACGGACACCATCTCCATCGACGCGTCCGTGGTGAGCCCCGAGGAGTTCGCCCTCTTGTTAGAGATGGTGTACACTGGCAAGCTGCCCGTGGGCAAGCACAACTTCTCCAAGATCATCTCCCTAGCCGACAGCCTCCAGATGTTCGACGTGGCGGTCAGCTGTAAGACTCTCCTGACCAGCCTTGTAAACTGCTCCATGCAGGGTCAGGTGGTGAGGGGTGTCTCCGTGCCACCCTCCGAGTCGCTCAGGGAGGGGTTGCAGAAGCCAGAAGCAGAAATCCTTCCCTCCGACGGAGCGGGAGAGCTTCACTCTTCCCCAGAGGGTTCTATGCCTGCGAAAGTCGGGACCCAGGAAGCCGTCCACCCGGTTGCACAAGAGATGAGCGTGGATCCTTCCCCTGCCCAGGAGATTCAGAGGGGTGCAGACGCCATAGGGGAGACTCCTCACACCGCTGCAGTTTGTTCTCCCTCCCCTGTCGCACAAGCCTTTGGTGAGGCGAAGGCGGCCGGCACAGAGCCAG AGGATGAGAGGAAATACCAGCTgaattttcttctagaaaatgaAAGTATCTTCTCAGACGCGCTCTTGGTTACCCAGGATGTTTTAACAAAACTAGAGGaatgttcagaaatcaaaggtgtACAGAAGGAG CTGTGCCAAGATTCTAACCCTGCGGTAAAGGCAGCGCTGTCAGGCAGAAAGCCGGAAGATGAGGAAGTGGTGCAGCCAAAAG CTCTCTCCCCcccagggagcacagaggagggaaggaCCTTGGCCGCTCTGTTGCTGGAGCACAAAGAGGACCTGATCCGGTGTGTGACACAGCTGAGACCTATCATGGAGTTCCTGGAGACAGCCAAGGAGGGATTCCTGACCGGCACCGAGAGAAGG GTGATTCTGAATTGCTGTGAGGGTGGAACACCCAAGGAGACAATAGAAAATTTGTTGAACAGAATGTCTGAGGAGAGGACCCTGACTGCTGAGAGTTTGGTAAAACTCCTCCAGGCTGTGAAGATGATGTTCCCGAACTTGGCCCTTCTGCTGGAGAATTTGCAGAAACTAGCCACTTTGCCGAGCACCACAG TCCAAGCGAGCCCTGATGATTATGGGACTGAGCTATTGAGGCGGTACCACGAAAACCTGTCTGAGAGTTTCACAGACAACCAGGTGTTACTACAAATGATCCCACACGTGAAGAGTTTAGCCCCTGGAGAAAGAGAG GTCATGGAGAAGCTTGTGAAACGTGACTCTGGTTCGGGTGGTTTCACTTCTTTGATGTCAGCAGTTCTAGAAAAGCAGACTCTCTCTGCAACAGCCGTTTGGCAACTGCTGCTCATGGCTCAGGAGACAAAGGCCTGCCCGCTGAACCGGCTCTTGGAGGAAATACGAAGGGAGCCTGGTGCCGATGCTTTCTTCCGGTCAG TGACCACCCCAGAAACTGCTGCCTTTGAAACGATCCTGAGGCATCACAGATTGATCCTAGAGGCCATCCAGCACAGGCAGGAAGACAAGGGCTTTACCTCGGAGGAGGAGCGCCTGGCGGAGACTGTGAAGGAG ATCCTGAGCATTTCCTCTGGGACAGCCAGCCCTGAAGCTTCCCCGAGAGCGCTGAGCAGAGCCAGGGGAAAGTCCGCCTCCGCCGTGGAAATGTGTCAGCTCCTGTGCAGCGCCCACAGGTCTTTCCCAGGCCTGCAGCCTGTCATGCAGGAGCTAGCATCCGCTG GTTTCCTTACTCAGGAaaatggagaggaggaaaggtggaAGGTGAGTAACAAATTTCACCTTGAAGCCCGTGACAAAGCAGATGAACAGGCAGCCGAGCCAGTTGAACAAGACGGCCAGTCTGGGAAGCAGAACGACCAAGGAGAGACTGGTTCCTTGGCAGAACAGCAGGAGAAAGACACTTCTTCCTCCCCAGACTCCGCCAAGAAGAGCTTCATCTGCAAGGCCTGTGACAAAAGCTTCCACTTCTACTGCCGCCTAAAGGTGCACCTGAAGCGCTGCCGGGTGGCCAAGAGCAAACAGGTGCAGTGCAAGGAGTGCAGTGAGACCAGGGACTCTAAGAGAGAGCTGGAGAAGCATCAGCTGGAGGCTCACGGTGCAGGCGGAGAGCCTGATGTccccaagaagaagaagaagaggctTCCGGTGACGTGTGACCTCTGCGGAAGAGAATTTGCGCATGCCTCAG GCATGCAGTACCACAAACTGACCGAGCACTTCGACGAGAAGCCTTTCTCCTGTGAGGAGTGTGGGGCGAAGTTTGCAGCCAACTCCACCCTGAAGAACCACCTCCGCCTTCACACGGGGGACCGCCCATTCATGTGCAAGCACTGCCTCATGACCTTCACCCAGGCCTCGGCCCTGGCCTACCACACCAAGAAGAAGCACTCAGAAG GAAAAATGTATGCATGTCAGTACTGTGATGCCGTGTTTGCCCAGTCCATCGAGCTGTCCCGCCACGTGCGGACCCACACTGGGGACAAGCCGTATGTCTGCAGGGACTGTGGCAAGGGCTTCCGACAAGCCAACGGCCTCTCCATCCACCTGCACACCTTTCACA ACATAGAAGACCCCTACGACTGCAAGAAGTGCAGGATGAGCTTCCCCACTCTGCAGGACCACCGCAAGCACATCCACGAGGTGCACTCCAAGGAGTACCACCCCTGCCCTACGTGTGGGAAGATCTTCAGCGCCCCTTCCATGCTGGAGCGGCACATGGTGACCCACGTCGGAGGGAAGCCCTTCAGCTGCGGGATCTGCAACAAGGCCTACCAG CAATTGTCTGGTTTGTGGTACCACAATCGGACCCACCACCCTGACGTGTTTGCCGCTCAGAACCATCGATCTTCTAAGTTCTCGTCACTCCAGTGCAGCTCATGTGACAAAAcctttcccaacaccattgagCACAAGAAGCACATCAAAACAGAACACGCAG ACATGAAGTTCCATGAGTGTGACCAGTGCAAGGAGCTCTTCCCCACGCCAGCTTTGCTTCAAGTTCACATCAAGTGCCAGCATTCAG ggTCGCAGCCATTCAGGTGCTTGTACTGTGCAGCCACTTTCCGCTTCCCCGGAGCCCTGCAGCACCACGTCACCACGGAGCACTTCAGGCAGTCGGAGAGCACCTTCCCCTGCGAGCTCTGCGGCGAGCTCTTCACCTCCCAGGCCCAGCTGGAGGGTCACTTGGAATCCGAACACCCAAAGGTGATGGGGCCTGAAACCCAAGCAGCAACCTCGCAGGTAGTGCAG GTGATCCAAACCCCAGAGCCGCCGGTGGCTGCAACCGAGCAGGTGATCACTTTGGAGGAGACCCAGCTTGCTGGCTCACAGGTGTTTGTGGCGCTGCCAGATTCGCAGACATCTCAGGCCAGCTCGGAGCTCGTGGCGGTGACCGTGGAGGATCTGCTGGATGGCACCGTGACCCTGATCTGTGGGGAGGCCAAGTGA